TCCGGGGCTGGCGTGTCAGGCCTTCCCAACAAGGCGCATTATTCGGCGACCAAGGGTGCTGTCATCGCGTGGTCGCGGACGGCCGCCAAGGAGTGGGGCCAGCACAACGTAACGGTGAACATGATAGCCCCCGCGATTAGCACGCCGATGTATGCCAGGACACGATCCGAAATGTCCGATGAAAGGCTGGCAGCGCTCGACGCGCGTCTGGCTGCGGATATGCCGATCGATGGTCGTCTGGGCGAAGCCGACCGCGATCTGGTGCCGCTGATGTTGTTTCTCTGCACGGATGGCGCGCGCTTCATTACGGGGCAAATTTTCGCGGTCGATGGCGGGTTATTGATGGTCCGCTAAGGCCGGTGGCTGGTCAAACCCTATAGCAATGGAATTTGATCGGGCCGCGCACCCCCCACCAGGACCGACATCGCTTCGCACGCAACGGTATAAACCGCGTGCCGTCCGCGCCGCGATTGGCATGGTCTTTTACCCAACCGGCATAATGGCGCTCGACAAGGCCGCGCGGACGAGATCGGACACGGCGCGGCTGACGTTGGTTTTGCCGACCGCCAGTGCGCGTTCCTGTACTGCGGCTTCGATCTCGGCATCGACGGTTTCAGGATCGCTTTCGACCATTTCTTCGCGCAGGCGTTCGCGGAGCAGGCCACGACGACCGTCGCGGGCGGAAACGGGCATTAGCTGTTCAGTCAGCCAGTCGCGGATCGGGATGGCACCGCCGGGTTGCGGAATAAATGGCCCCGCCTCTCCGCGCGCGTCAGCGGCTTCTGAAATAAGGTTCAGAACAAGAAACGCATAACGGGGCCGCGCCGATTGCGCCGATAACCGATGCAGGATCGCGCCGATGGTCGCGGGGGTGTTGGGGTGAAGCAAGTCCATGCCGTGAACAGAGCACAAACAAGGACTCGTGTGAATCCTGTAAATTCAATGCGATGCGCTTTGTCACGAATGACACTTTACCAGCGCCAAATGGTAAAGTGTCATTCGTGACAATAACGAGTGGCAACCGATCCACTTTTAGAATGTTCAAGGTGAAATTCATTTCACTCGCCATTTTTGCGCAAAAGGGCAATTGATCCATCAGCGATGGCACGTCGCAGTGTTTGTCCGTTGCCAATCACTCAGTTGGAGCCAAAAATCTCGCTCTGACATACCGCGCCTTAGAGATCGGATCTGAACTCTCCGATGACATTCTCTGGAATATTCGGATGAACATCGTGAACGACAAGGCGACAGGCTTTTCAATCGACCGAACCTGGCAGTGTCATTGAAACCCATACCAAACTCTCGCGATTTGGCCCGAGGGCAAGGCTGTCGAGAGGCGGCGGCATAAATCGTGACTTGCCGCCCTGCCCTCCGCTTGTACGCTGACACTATGCCACGAATTCTGTGATTGAGGACGACCCTGCCACCGCAGAGGACATCAGGATCGAGCTGGTCGCACAAGGCCATGAAACAGTCTGGATCGCCGACGGTTTGGCCGCGTTGGAATGCGCGTCTGCTGAGCGGTTCGATGCGATCACCCTCGATCGAATGTTGCCCGGTCTCGACGGATTGAGCCTCGTGGCAAAATTACGCGAGTATAAAATCGATACGCCGGTGCTGATGATCAGCGCCTTAGCGATGTCGATGAACGCATTGCCGGTCTACGTGCGGGCGGCGATGATTATCTGGTTAAGCCTTTCTCTCCCGGCGAAATGGTTGCCCGGATAGAGGTTCTGATTCGCCGGAGCCATGCTTCGACAGATGATGCTCTAATCAACCTCGGCGCGCTCGAGATTGATCTTATCAAGCGTATTGTGAGGATAGAGCCAGTCCGTTCGGCTGTTGCATATCGAATTTCGGCTGCTCGAATTTCTCGCCCGAAATGCAGCCAGACGATGAGCCGCCGGATTATATTCGACAAGGTCTGGGGATATCATTTCGATCCTGGCGCCAATTTGATAAATGTTCATATTGCACGTCTGCGCAAGAAACTGGACCGGCCAGAGCGCCCGTCGCTCATCACGACTGTCAAAGGCGAAGGATATCGCCTCGATGCCTGCTGACCGGCTCCGCTTCAGCGATCTGCGGCGCACAAGCACGTTCGCCTGACCCTCAGGCTTAGCCTCGCCTTCGCTATCGGAATGATCGCTCTGCTCGGGCTGATATACGCCATGACGGTGCGCGAGCTCACGGCGCGAAACGACCTGATCCTTCGGGACAGGTTGCCCATTTACTGGGCGTGCCCCAGACACAGCTTTGGCGCAAATCGCGCTCAAGGTACAAAGCAATCAGGCGGGCCTCGACTATGTCGCGTTGCTTTCGCCGCTTGGCGAGCAACTCTCTGGTAATATTCGCGTTCAGAAACAACTTCTTCGCCATCGTCCCTTCGAAATAGAACGAAGCGCAGATCACGGCCCCCTGCGGCTCATTTCCGTCCAAACGTCCGACGAAACCATCATTATTGGCGCGATATTAGTCAAATCCGCGATCTTCAGCACCGGCTTCTGGAAATAGTCATCGCGACCGGGCTCGCCATGATGATTAGCGTCGCACTGGCGCCATTGCCCTGAGTGTGAGGCCTTTGCGAAGGGTGAGAGATTTTCAGGCCGCCAGCCGCGAAATTGCCTCGGGGCGGCTCGATATACGGATGCCCGTTTCAGGACGGCATGACGAGCTCGACCAATTTGCCATCATGGTAAACGTGATGGTCGAAGATGTCGCAAGGGTCATGGCGCAGGTCAAAGGCATTACCGATGCAGTAGCCCATGATTTGCGAACGCCCTTAACCCGACTGCGCGGCCATCTTCATCGAGCGCAGCTTCTTCCGGACAATACGCCCAGCTTTGCCAATCTTGCGGAAAAGGCGGTTGCCGACCTCGATCAGGTTCTTGACCGTTTCGCCGCGCTGTTAAGAATATCGAAATCGAAGCGAGCGCCCGACGTTCGGGCTTTGCAACAATAGATCTGGTTGACCTGCTTCAGAACGTATTTGAACTTTACGAACCTCTGGCAGAGGAGCGTGGCGTTGCCCTTGTCGTACACAGTTGTAGTCCGTCATCGATCGAGGCCGACGACAAGCTCTTGTTCGAGGCGGTCAGCAATCTCGTCGACAATGCGATAAAATTTGCGCGAGGATCGGCATCGATTGCCATCACGCGATTGTCGGGCATAGTCCAGATCGACATTGCAGACGATG
The DNA window shown above is from Sphingomonas paeninsulae and carries:
- a CDS encoding histidine kinase dimerization/phospho-acceptor domain-containing protein, whose translation is MRDFQAASREIASGRLDIRMPVSGRHDELDQFAIMVNVMVEDVARVMAQVKGITDAVAHDLRTPLTRLRGHLHRAQLLPDNTPSFANLAEKAVADLDQVLDRFAALLRISKSKRAPDVRALQQ